In Opitutaceae bacterium TAV5, one genomic interval encodes:
- a CDS encoding CRISPR-associated protein — translation MLALGIHYLTGYATATSVGSRDEAEWPPHPGRVFMALVAALYETKPHPGDTDSASLWQEEHTALEWLEALEAPSLKVSEHFDKRAVVTSYVPVNDKLSLPANKQPRTFPKVRPHDPNVFLVWPDATPSNSHKNALQRLCGKVTRIGHSSSLVQMWRVPEGEEPAPDLHPVATPSRGSKAVHLRIPTAGCLRELQQQFNGDAIDRFFDLSVRISSSRGKAKREAEATFAAEFGTKWTRSLPPPTRLRPMLTITRPYVRSRPAAAVISHGCFDSDLLILAKQDGPNLGLESTAALTDALRGALLKSCGEDAPEWLTGHRARGVPSERTHAALLALAFAGFPHADGHLLGLAIAFPRDLPARERGRVLRPFLYDQDGLPAEIRLTLGKLGVWTLRQEERTVPPLTLRPETWCQTAEPTDTWASVTPVVLNRHPKLDPYPDRAAWFAEISDIIATSCEHSGLPRPVEIDLDKTSWHEGAPRARPGAGGFPLLLGKPSAPARQQIHVWLRFANPVQGPARAGESTEKGRTGWKEKGR, via the coding sequence ATGCTCGCTCTCGGCATTCACTACCTCACTGGCTACGCCACGGCGACGAGCGTCGGAAGCCGCGACGAGGCCGAGTGGCCGCCTCATCCGGGACGGGTTTTCATGGCGCTTGTCGCCGCCCTCTACGAGACCAAGCCGCATCCCGGCGACACCGATTCCGCGTCCCTGTGGCAGGAAGAACACACCGCCTTGGAATGGCTCGAAGCGCTTGAGGCGCCATCGCTCAAAGTCAGCGAACACTTCGACAAACGCGCCGTCGTCACCAGCTACGTTCCGGTAAACGACAAACTCTCGCTCCCCGCGAACAAGCAGCCCCGGACCTTCCCCAAGGTCCGCCCGCATGATCCGAATGTGTTCCTAGTCTGGCCGGACGCGACGCCCTCCAATTCGCACAAAAACGCACTCCAGCGTCTTTGCGGCAAAGTCACTCGCATCGGGCATTCGTCGTCGCTTGTTCAGATGTGGCGAGTGCCGGAAGGTGAAGAGCCGGCCCCGGACCTCCATCCGGTCGCCACTCCGTCGCGCGGCTCCAAAGCCGTCCACCTGCGCATCCCCACGGCCGGCTGCCTCCGCGAACTGCAACAACAGTTCAACGGCGACGCCATCGACCGTTTCTTCGATCTTTCCGTCCGTATTTCGTCGTCCAGGGGCAAGGCGAAAAGAGAAGCCGAGGCGACATTCGCCGCCGAGTTCGGCACCAAGTGGACCCGCTCTCTCCCGCCGCCCACGCGCCTGCGTCCGATGCTCACGATCACCCGTCCCTATGTGCGGTCGCGTCCCGCCGCGGCCGTGATCAGCCACGGCTGCTTCGATTCCGATCTGCTGATTCTCGCCAAACAAGACGGTCCCAATCTGGGGCTCGAATCCACCGCGGCACTGACCGACGCCCTCCGCGGTGCACTGCTCAAAAGCTGCGGAGAGGACGCGCCCGAATGGCTAACCGGCCATCGCGCCAGAGGAGTCCCCTCCGAGCGCACGCACGCCGCGCTGCTCGCGCTGGCATTCGCCGGTTTCCCGCATGCCGACGGACATTTACTCGGCCTCGCTATCGCCTTCCCCCGCGACCTGCCCGCGCGCGAACGAGGCCGCGTCCTGCGCCCGTTTCTTTACGATCAGGACGGCCTGCCCGCCGAAATTCGCCTCACCCTTGGCAAGCTCGGCGTCTGGACCCTGCGCCAAGAAGAGCGAACCGTGCCACCGCTAACGCTGCGCCCGGAGACCTGGTGCCAGACCGCAGAACCCACGGACACATGGGCCAGCGTGACCCCTGTCGTGCTCAACCGCCATCCCAAGCTCGACCCCTACCCCGACCGCGCCGCCTGGTTTGCCGAGATCTCCGACATCATCGCCACCAGCTGCGAACATTCGGGCCTTCCTCGTCCTGTCGAAATCGACCTAGACAAAACCTCCTGGCACGAAGGCGCCCCTCGCGCTCGGCCCGGCGCCGGCGGCTTCCCTTTGTTGCTTGGTAAACCAAGCGCCCCGGCACGCCAGCAGATCCACGTCTGGCTGCGCTTCGCCAATCCCGTCCAAGGCCCGGCAAGAGCCGGGGAAAGTACTGAAAAGGGTCGGACGGGGTGGAAAGAAAAGGGTCGGTAA
- a CDS encoding CRISPR-associated protein, with product MSTKLDLATLQSAVRGTAAAFRSRSTLQPAAGDGTKVFPPTYDKAAYATEERRVRQPDGTIKTIPCVLLDSVQAQANRLEDALQAAIDAGRFSSSPIPVVQVDFPNENLLNAVGKITSLQAPHRIADAILRDSLLDDKPFRKSETGEKLDHVSLQNATALYELCPTALVFGIWDSTGPKGGLGAKFQRAFVSEVVGINVIKGAKTSSRIDPLGIQKQAGPVFRTPEHSITLDATQALQSSGKPILFGKRKGKDVTYNLKDATFPDEGRPSAANHGNIVPSVSEGGVTLDYAEQTAVLSLPALRRLHFPLANGTRSQEIDAAGQTVLAALALTAAALASETGFDLRSRCLLWPTGSLTWELLDKPGAAPTPLTIDADNAIKVLAEAVTAAEALGLKWRKEPLKLTPSPQLITLLRRSQELAATGAAETEE from the coding sequence CTCCCGCAGCACCCTTCAACCCGCCGCCGGTGACGGCACGAAGGTCTTTCCCCCAACCTATGATAAAGCCGCTTACGCCACGGAAGAGCGCCGCGTCCGGCAACCCGACGGCACCATCAAGACCATCCCCTGCGTCCTCCTAGATTCCGTGCAGGCCCAAGCCAACCGATTGGAAGACGCCCTCCAAGCAGCCATTGACGCAGGCCGCTTCTCGTCCTCGCCCATTCCCGTGGTTCAGGTCGATTTTCCCAACGAAAACCTCCTCAACGCCGTCGGAAAAATCACCAGCCTCCAAGCCCCCCACCGCATCGCCGATGCCATCCTCCGTGACAGCCTGCTGGACGATAAACCATTTCGTAAATCCGAGACCGGCGAAAAGCTCGATCATGTAAGCCTGCAAAACGCGACCGCGCTCTACGAACTTTGCCCGACCGCACTGGTGTTCGGTATTTGGGATTCCACCGGACCGAAAGGCGGACTCGGAGCAAAATTCCAGCGCGCCTTCGTCTCCGAGGTTGTCGGCATTAATGTGATTAAAGGAGCCAAGACGAGCAGCCGTATTGATCCACTCGGAATTCAAAAACAGGCCGGTCCCGTATTCCGGACACCAGAACACTCCATCACCTTGGATGCGACACAGGCACTCCAATCCAGTGGCAAACCCATCCTTTTTGGGAAAAGAAAAGGGAAGGACGTTACCTACAATCTGAAGGACGCAACCTTTCCCGACGAAGGGAGGCCATCGGCTGCCAATCATGGAAACATCGTCCCATCCGTCTCCGAAGGCGGCGTCACCCTCGACTACGCCGAGCAGACCGCCGTCCTTTCCCTCCCCGCGCTTCGCCGCCTGCATTTCCCGCTGGCCAACGGCACGCGCAGCCAAGAAATCGACGCAGCCGGCCAGACCGTCCTTGCCGCACTTGCTCTCACCGCCGCCGCACTCGCGTCCGAAACAGGTTTTGACCTGCGCTCGCGCTGCCTGCTCTGGCCCACCGGTTCCCTGACCTGGGAACTCCTCGACAAACCCGGTGCCGCCCCGACGCCGCTCACCATTGACGCCGACAACGCCATCAAGGTGCTGGCTGAGGCGGTCACCGCCGCCGAAGCGCTCGGACTCAAGTGGCGCAAGGAGCCGCTCAAACTCACGCCCTCCCCGCAGCTCATCACCCTCCTGCGTCGCAGCCAGGAACTCGCCGCTACCGGAGCCGCCGAAACCGAGGAGTGA